The genome window CTGCACGACCAGCGCGTCAGCGCCCTGTTGCCGGGCGTGTTCCAGCGCCCGGCGCGCGCGTTCGTTCATGCCGTCTTCCCCCTTGCCAACCGCACGGCCGCCTCCAGCGCCAGCTCGTATCCGAGGGCGCCCAGGCCGACGATGCAGCCGCGCGCCGCCTCGGCGACGAGCGAACGCCGCCTGTACGGCTCTCGGGCGTGGATGTTCGAGAGGTGCACCTCGACGACCGGCAGCCCGATCGACGCGACCGCATCCCGCAGCGCCACGCTCGTGTGCGCGTAGCCGCCCGGGTTCAGCACGACGGCGTCGAACGCGCCCGCGGCCGCGTGCAGGCGGTCGATGAGCTCGCCCTCGTGGTTCGTCTGGTGGAACGCGATCCCGCAGCCGAGGGACGACGCCCGCTCGCGGAGACGGCCCTCGATGTCCGCGAGCGTGTCGCGGCCGTACACCTCCGGCTCCCGCCGTCCCAACAGGTTCAGGTTGGGACCGTTCAACACCAGCACTCGGACCATCACAGCACCACCAGGCTCTCCACCGGGTAGCCGCGCAGGCGTTCCCGCCCTCCCAGCGAGCCGAGCTCCACCACGTACGCGAACGCCGCGACCTCGCCGCCGAGCTGCTCGATGAGGCGCGCGCAGGCGAGGC of Clostridia bacterium contains these proteins:
- the aroQ gene encoding type II 3-dehydroquinate dehydratase, with the translated sequence MVRVLVLNGPNLNLLGRREPEVYGRDTLADIEGRLRERASSLGCGIAFHQTNHEGELIDRLHAAAGAFDAVVLNPGGYAHTSVALRDAVASIGLPVVEVHLSNIHAREPYRRRSLVAEAARGCIVGLGALGYELALEAAVRLARGKTA